One Triplophysa rosa linkage group LG8, Trosa_1v2, whole genome shotgun sequence genomic window, CATACATGGGTTTCTGCACCAGCAGGTTAATCTTTAAACCAAGAAATGTGTACCGTAATAATCACTGATGTGGATGTGATAAAGCTGTCACTCACTGAAGACAATCCTTATTTGAAagtatttcaaatgtaaaaatgttttaattagaAATGAGCAAACAATCTCAACATCAAacgtaaaaatgaataaaataacagCATCTTACTATAACCTCAAGTTTCTCTACCTGTGCTgtcattgtttttccatttgAGCGCACCATGCATGCACTATTGGGCTGActaatgtactgtaaatcaaTGAGATAGCGGGAGTAAAATAACGCCTCGGTGTTTAAGCTCATTTAGCACTGTTCACATCCCAGAGAAATGCAGACCCAGCCTTCCTCCCACATGCCTGGGAAAACTTAGATAGCTGGGAAGAAACTAATGAACCAGATCTGGtcaacaattaaaataaaaaaacagcaataGTATATAATGACAAAAATGGCAGCATGTAAGCTGATAAAGCTTGCATAAATAAACCATTATACTATTAGCACAGCTTTCAAAACCTTGGACCCTAATTAAAGGGCCCAACCCCAAGACTGTTATTCCCACTTACATCCTCCAGTCATCTCAAGCATGAATTTCTGACAGGccataaaaaatgttgttaattcCCCTTAGATTTCTCATTGTTACACACTTTCGTGTAAATAGGGTTCAGATTAACGTCTATTAATATCACATCTCTCACCAAGTATCTCTCTCCACATTGACCTCATGACATTATTCCATGCCCCGTCTTGAAGCATGTGTAATTAAATCCCTTCAAATCAAACCACATCACATCCCGGCTGCACCTACAGACTAATGGACCCATGCTACCTCATCATTTCACTCCATTCAACACCTCTCAATAACCTGATAAATGTTTGAGCGACAGGCCCATTTCGCTATGATGCAGAGGCTCAAAATTCCAGAAGCATTGACTCATAATGGAGACCAAGTATAAGAAGCATGGACCCCCTGTCAAAGAGTGTGTATTTGTGAGTGGAGCTTCACGGAAGATCAACACAGTTAGGCCTTCAAGTCCAGCAACTGAAACAAGCCACTGTCCCATGATGAGTCGCAGCCCTGAAAGGATCTCGTCTTATCGGCGCCATTTCGAGGATACCAGCACCTCCTCTTATCAGGTGAGGGTAAGCAGCCCTTCCCCTGTCAGACGGGATACCGGAAGGTGCCGTTCGACCAGCTACTCCCGCAATGCCATAGCAGTCAGCAGCAACATGGCAGTGGGCCGTAGAACCATCTCATCCTCACGCAGCCGTCCCCTCATGACTGGGTAAgcaaaaactgtttaaaaacttttagaaatatgctgggttgttttcaacacatgcatggttgggtcaaaaagagacaaacccAACCTTTGGGATTATAGCCAACCCAAACATGGGTTGAaagcaatttatttatttattgaattgaatttatttattttttgagtgTTGGGACAGGGCAGAATACCATAAAATGCATGTCACCATCTGCAGTATTATGAAaagaacaatgtttttttatctgctGAATCattgaaatcattttaaaagtaccaTATTTCTATGTTGAATAAATGTTACACTATAATatttaagaagaaaaaaaacaaatgttaaaaacaacTGCACTGTTAAACAAGaatatttcaaatgttaaaagagaaaccacattaaaacagttttatttcCATAATTCTAcctatttattttgctttttctaTTACTTCATAATAATTGGCTTATTTTGTTTATTCTGAATATGCTTCAAAGGTTCCCacatcatgtttatattttgctttCAAGAGTTATTATTTCGTTAGAAATCACACTCGGTCTCTAAAAGACGCGAGTACTCTCAATAATTGTCGGCTAATAAaatccaacatgacaatgaaatATATCTTCCTTCCTTGGCATATAGCCACACGCAACCTAACGTTCACTTCCTATGTacagttttttatatatatattttttttataaatctgaaTTGCAGTGGCGAAATGGGGGCGATCTGTGTTAGTGGAGGGGGCGCAGCCGTCGATCTCGATCAAGTTGCTGCGGAAAACCGTGAATTCCTCAGTACACGAACCAGTGAGAAACAAGAGATGGTCCTGCTCAACGACCGACTGGCAGCATACATCGAGAAGGCAATTAAGCACATCACTCATTCACAATGTATTGCATTTTTTAACAATGAACTAAatgacaaatatatatatatatattacaatagCGAAACTTAATTGCACACCGTGCGTTTTAtgcttgtttatgtttttacacaaAATACATAGCAGGCCTACTCTAAGGAAGGATATTTAATGCCCTTGCAAGCGGGGCTTACTTTCAGAGGcattttgacagaatttgtctGATGTGGTCACGCTTGAGTGGATGGCACAGACTGGCAGTGTGGAGATGCCACTGCTGGCTCAGAAGATAAAGCGAATTATTCGCACCTCTATGGACAGAAGCCGTATACTGCAgagaaaatgtacatatatcCTGTGTCGcctttttctctgtaaaaaggTCAGATCGCTGGAGCAGCAGAACAAATTGTTGGAGACTGAAATCGAGGCCCTCCAGAATCGATACTTGAAGCCCACCGGCCTGCGCTTGTTGTACGAGGAGCAACTCAAGGAACTGAAGAGGCTTGCTGACCAAATGAGAGCGCAGcgggtaaatatttaaaattgtgGACCAATATTCTAATAGATTTAAGACCATATTAAAAAGAATGGCAATAGAACCTTAAAAAAGACGGGGTTTTTTGTCAGAAAACTGCACATGATATTACTCCGTCTTGTTTTCAAGGACAACGCTGTGGCTGCAAAGGATGCTATGGCGGGTCAGCTGGAGATGATGAGGGTTAAATATGAGGAGGCCGTGGAGATGAGGAAGAAAGCCGAGATTGACATCGAGGCTTTCCGTCCGGTCTGTTTCTTTTCTTATGACGTTTTCTTATATTACTTTATGCAGCAAAAAATGTcttatgttttatcattttaacagGACGTGGACGCCGCAACCTCCACGCGCATTGCTTTAGAAAAGCAGCTGGAAAACTTGGAGGTGGAACTAGAATTCCTTCAAAGACTACACAAGGAGGTGATTACAtttatagcctaataaataaaaaatacaagcttttgaaatgtcgtgtttactgtaatatttatatCGCATTTTTAGGAAATCGACGACCTTATGAGACAGATATACGCAGCCCACGCCACAGCCCAAGACGCATTCTCTCTTCCCGACCTGTCAAACGCGCTCAAGCAAATCCAACTTCAGTATGATAACATGGCCGCCAAGAATTTACAGGTGGGCAAATgggcaaataataataatgtatatcatttaaagaaaaataacaaactatTAGCCTACTAACATTATTAAATACTATAGCCCTCGTTAAAATTTGGAGTGGGAGATCCTATAGGACATATAGTCTCTATTAGAAATAATTtatcaaaataattttatttttgtctaggAAATGGATTCATGGTACAAAACTAAATTCGATGACCTCAACAACAAATCGACAAAGCAAATGGACAAAGCTCGAAGCATAAGAGAGGAAATTGTTACTGCAAAGAAAGACGTATGTTTCAGTTATATTTCTTTACCAGATGGGCTCATTAACTTGGTGGTGATTATATAATTGTACTAAAATTAACAACAATATTACTgtatgttatttgaaataaattattttaatttattcatctgAATTAATGAATGTGGTACTTTTCTAGATCCAAAATAAGGTGCAGGACTTAGAGTCATTAAAGATCAAAAACGAGGCTTTGGAAGCAAGAATCCATGAGACTCAAGAGAAGTACAGAAAAGATCTAGAGGAACTCCAGGTGAAAAGTCTAACAAAATCATGCTATatcctgtaaaataaaatcaaacaaaaaattgaccTATTGAACATTTTTTGCCAGGCAAGAATTGAAGCCTTGCAGCTTGAGCTGAAATCCACCAAAGAAAGGATGGCATTGCTCCTGCGTGAATACCAAGAACTGCTCAATGTTAAAATGGGGCTTGAGATTG contains:
- the zgc:172323 gene encoding glial fibrillary acidic protein; the protein is MSRSPERISSYRRHFEDTSTSSYQVRVSSPSPVRRDTGRCRSTSYSRNAIAVSSNMAVGRRTISSSRSRPLMTGGEMGAICVSGGGAAVDLDQVAAENREFLSTRTSEKQEMVLLNDRLAAYIEKVRSLEQQNKLLETEIEALQNRYLKPTGLRLLYEEQLKELKRLADQMRAQRDNAVAAKDAMAGQLEMMRVKYEEAVEMRKKAEIDIEAFRPDVDAATSTRIALEKQLENLEVELEFLQRLHKEEIDDLMRQIYAAHATAQDAFSLPDLSNALKQIQLQYDNMAAKNLQEMDSWYKTKFDDLNNKSTKQMDKARSIREEIVTAKKDIQNKVQDLESLKIKNEALEARIHETQEKYRKDLEELQARIEALQLELKSTKERMALLLREYQELLNVKMGLEIEITTYRKLIEGEDSRLTGMVQTMQTLSIMSGTMSVHGAGAGCVGTGVGRGLVDGVGRGLGDGVSRGLVNGITGGIGDPGTSIDYTQEQAVEMTERKTLLIRTVKTEDDTFESNTQEKSYSISGAADDEE